A window of the Euzebya pacifica genome harbors these coding sequences:
- a CDS encoding amino acid ABC transporter permease — MSTTAPIPPLRSQENPPFYRDVRVIRWIGQIAVLAVVVAVAAYLYNNIRTNLQAAGLPTGFEFLDGKFGSAIPGLDDAADETVLGAFWLGYLNTVRVILVGIPGCTIIGILIGIARLSNNVAVRSFGTLYVETFRNVPALVWIFIAHFGITLGSLPQITEAPTPLDAFVVSNRGIGIPWLNPDSNGVTFIAFIGLGLLAAVLMSAYRGRVNAKTGEPARGGLYGIGAFLVVVAIGNFIAGNALALDPAMVDGRQVGGGLTVIPNYASLTVALTLYTASHVAEIVRGAIQAIHKGQTEAANAVALSTFQRYRFVILPQAFRIMIPPLANQYLNITKNSSLAVAVGYIEITAIFGRATNNAAPAIQTVVVLMGLYLTFSLGISLIANFFNNRLALETR; from the coding sequence GTGTCAACCACTGCCCCCATTCCGCCGCTGAGAAGCCAGGAGAATCCGCCGTTCTACAGGGACGTCAGGGTCATCCGGTGGATCGGACAGATAGCTGTCCTGGCGGTGGTCGTCGCAGTAGCGGCGTACCTGTACAACAACATCAGGACGAACCTGCAGGCGGCGGGCCTGCCCACGGGGTTCGAGTTCCTGGACGGCAAGTTCGGTTCGGCCATCCCCGGTCTCGACGATGCGGCTGACGAGACGGTGCTCGGCGCCTTCTGGCTCGGCTACCTCAACACCGTTCGGGTGATCCTGGTCGGCATCCCCGGCTGCACGATCATCGGCATCCTGATCGGTATCGCCCGGCTGTCCAACAACGTGGCGGTCCGCTCGTTCGGCACGCTCTACGTCGAGACGTTCCGCAACGTGCCTGCCCTCGTGTGGATCTTCATCGCGCACTTCGGCATCACGCTGGGGTCGCTGCCGCAGATCACCGAGGCGCCGACCCCGCTGGACGCCTTCGTGGTCTCCAACCGCGGGATCGGCATCCCGTGGCTGAACCCCGACTCCAACGGGGTCACGTTCATCGCGTTCATCGGCCTGGGGCTGCTGGCCGCGGTCCTGATGAGCGCCTACCGCGGACGCGTCAACGCCAAGACGGGCGAGCCCGCCCGCGGCGGGCTGTACGGCATCGGCGCGTTCCTCGTCGTGGTGGCGATCGGCAACTTCATCGCCGGCAACGCGCTTGCCCTGGATCCCGCGATGGTCGACGGCCGGCAGGTCGGTGGTGGCCTCACGGTCATCCCCAACTACGCCTCGCTCACCGTTGCCCTGACGCTCTACACCGCATCGCACGTCGCCGAGATCGTCCGCGGTGCCATCCAGGCCATCCACAAGGGGCAGACAGAGGCCGCCAACGCCGTCGCGCTGTCGACCTTCCAGCGCTACCGCTTCGTGATCCTGCCGCAGGCGTTCCGGATCATGATCCCGCCGCTGGCGAACCAGTACCTCAACATCACCAAGAACTCCTCCCTCGCGGTGGCCGTCGGCTACATCGAGATCACCGCCATCTTCGGCCGTGCCACCAACAACGCCGCGCCGGCGATCCAGACAGTGGTCGTGCTGATGGGGCTGTACCTCACGTTCTCCCTGGGCATCTCGCTCATCGCGAACTTCTTCAACAACCGACTGGCGCTGGAGACCCGATGA
- a CDS encoding amino acid ABC transporter substrate-binding protein, whose amino-acid sequence MMLVAMLVLAACSSSDDGTDESSEGADTSEETAPEGEDGDDDTAATEDAPSTGSTTGSEGSTLQATLDAGVLKCGVNGQLNGFSLDEGGTYSGLDVDYCKAVAAAVLGDPEAVEYTNLSAETRFTALQSGEVDVLSRNGTWTASRDGELGLQWTATTYYDGQGMLVNADDAAEAVEDMDGYLVCVQTGTTTELNLETYFDNLGISYEPVNVADEAAVTENFSTGACDAYTTDRSGLASFAATYTGGDVKILPDVMSKEPLGPAVRQGDDQWFDIVQWVVFATFQAEEFGLTSENIGSFDAGANADIARFLGQEDGQTTGAGLGFPDEQWAVRVIEAVGNYQEIFDRNILPIGLDEGVNQLWTEGGLHYAPPFR is encoded by the coding sequence ATGATGCTCGTGGCCATGCTCGTCCTGGCTGCCTGCAGCTCGAGCGACGATGGCACCGACGAGTCCTCCGAGGGCGCTGACACGTCCGAGGAGACCGCCCCCGAGGGCGAAGACGGTGACGACGACACCGCCGCCACCGAGGACGCTCCGTCCACCGGCTCGACCACTGGCTCGGAGGGTTCGACCCTGCAGGCCACGCTGGACGCCGGCGTCCTGAAGTGCGGCGTCAACGGCCAGCTGAACGGCTTCTCCCTCGACGAGGGTGGCACCTACAGCGGTCTCGACGTCGACTACTGCAAGGCCGTCGCGGCCGCCGTCCTCGGCGACCCCGAGGCCGTCGAGTACACCAACCTGTCTGCGGAGACCCGTTTCACGGCCCTGCAGTCCGGTGAGGTCGACGTCCTGTCCCGCAACGGCACCTGGACCGCCTCCCGTGACGGCGAGCTGGGCCTGCAGTGGACCGCCACCACCTACTACGACGGCCAGGGCATGCTCGTCAACGCCGACGACGCCGCCGAGGCTGTCGAGGACATGGACGGCTACCTCGTCTGCGTCCAGACCGGTACCACCACCGAGCTGAACCTCGAGACCTACTTCGACAACCTGGGCATCTCCTACGAGCCCGTCAACGTTGCCGACGAGGCCGCGGTCACGGAGAACTTCTCCACCGGCGCCTGCGACGCCTACACCACCGACCGTTCCGGTCTGGCGTCCTTCGCCGCCACCTACACCGGCGGCGACGTCAAGATCCTCCCCGACGTGATGTCCAAGGAGCCGCTCGGCCCGGCCGTCCGTCAGGGTGACGACCAGTGGTTCGACATCGTCCAGTGGGTCGTCTTCGCGACCTTCCAGGCCGAGGAGTTCGGCCTGACCTCCGAGAACATCGGGTCCTTCGACGCCGGCGCCAACGCCGACATCGCCCGTTTCCTCGGTCAGGAAGACGGTCAGACCACCGGTGCTGGCCTGGGCTTCCCCGACGAGCAGTGGGCCGTTCGCGTCATCGAGGCTGTTGGTAACTACCAGGAGATCTTTGACCGCAACATCCTCCCCATCGGCCTCGACGAGGGTGTCAACCAGCTGTGGACCGAGGGCGGCCTGCACTACGCGCCGCCGTTCCGCTAG
- a CDS encoding aldehyde dehydrogenase family protein, producing MPDNTTTDRVSVAKTHKLYIGGAFPRSESGRTYEATAADGSFLANMAMGSRKDVRDAVSVAWKAVDGWAGRTAYNRGQILYRIAEMIEGRRDQFTADVAAAEGLDRTAAAAEVDAAIDRWVWYAGWTDKIAQVFGNANPVAGPYFNVSTPEPTGVVAVIAPQESSLLGLVSTIAPALAGGNVVVAVASQQRPIPAVTLSEVLATSDVPAGVVNLLTGHTDELAPVLASHMDVGAIDLTGASAEQLVGLLESAAGSTTRIVARPSTVTSGTWHTPPTTARLRGALEVKTVWHPAGV from the coding sequence ATGCCCGACAACACGACGACCGACCGCGTGTCGGTGGCCAAGACCCACAAGCTGTACATCGGCGGGGCGTTCCCCCGTTCGGAGTCCGGCCGCACCTACGAGGCAACGGCCGCTGACGGATCGTTCCTGGCCAACATGGCCATGGGCAGCCGCAAGGACGTCCGGGACGCGGTGTCGGTGGCATGGAAGGCCGTCGACGGCTGGGCAGGGCGCACGGCGTACAACCGCGGCCAGATCCTCTACCGCATCGCGGAGATGATCGAGGGCCGCCGCGACCAGTTCACCGCCGACGTCGCCGCCGCCGAGGGACTGGACCGGACGGCGGCCGCCGCAGAGGTCGACGCCGCCATCGACCGCTGGGTCTGGTACGCGGGCTGGACCGACAAGATCGCCCAGGTGTTCGGCAACGCCAACCCCGTTGCGGGCCCGTACTTCAACGTCTCGACCCCCGAACCGACCGGGGTGGTTGCGGTGATCGCCCCCCAGGAGTCCAGTTTGCTCGGACTGGTCAGCACCATCGCCCCGGCGCTGGCCGGCGGCAACGTCGTGGTCGCCGTCGCCAGCCAGCAGCGACCGATCCCGGCGGTCACGTTGTCGGAGGTCCTGGCCACCAGCGACGTGCCGGCAGGTGTGGTGAACCTGCTCACCGGTCACACCGACGAGCTCGCCCCGGTGCTGGCCAGCCACATGGACGTCGGTGCGATCGACCTGACGGGGGCGTCGGCCGAACAGCTCGTCGGACTGCTCGAATCGGCGGCCGGCTCGACCACGCGCATCGTGGCGCGACCCTCGACAGTGACGAGTGGGACATGGCACACTCCGCCAACAACAGCGCGCTTGCGGGGCGCGCTGGAGGTCAAGACCGTCTGGCACCCGGCCGGCGTCTGA
- a CDS encoding aldehyde dehydrogenase family protein, which produces MTDTTQPTTPTDGFVYAPAPQATDVVDIRSSYGLFIDGEFVAPEGDGFRKTVNPATEEVLAEVADASPADVQRAVAAARRAQTEVWGPMPGSERAKYLYRIARLIAERSRELAVLETIDNGKPIRESRDSDLPLVSAHFFYYAGWADKLGYAGYGPDPQPLGVAGQIIPWNFPLLMAAWKLAPALATGNTVVLKPAETTPLTALHLAEIIQQADLPPGVVNIITGAGETGQALVDADVDKVAFTGSTAVGKAIQRSVAGTAKSLTLELGGKAANIVFDDAPLDQAIEGIVNGIFFNQGHVCCAGSRLLVQESIAEPLMERLRTRLSTLRLGDPMDKNTDIGAINSAEQLERITALASAGEEEGATRWSPACDLPDRGYWFPPTIFSDASQSMRIAREEIFGPVLTTMTFRTPDEAVAKANNTPYGLSAGVWTDKGSRILWMAQQLKAGVVWSNTFNRFDPTSPFGGYKESGFGREGGRQGLAPYLEVTI; this is translated from the coding sequence ATGACCGACACCACCCAGCCGACCACACCCACGGACGGGTTCGTCTACGCCCCGGCTCCGCAGGCCACCGACGTCGTCGACATCCGCTCCTCCTACGGGCTGTTCATCGACGGCGAGTTCGTCGCCCCCGAGGGCGATGGGTTCCGCAAGACCGTCAACCCGGCCACCGAGGAGGTCCTCGCGGAGGTCGCCGATGCCTCACCGGCCGACGTCCAGCGGGCCGTCGCAGCTGCCCGCCGGGCCCAGACCGAGGTCTGGGGGCCGATGCCCGGCAGCGAACGGGCGAAGTACCTGTACCGCATCGCCCGGCTGATCGCCGAGCGCAGCCGCGAGCTGGCGGTGCTGGAGACCATCGACAACGGCAAGCCCATCCGCGAGTCGCGCGACAGCGACCTGCCGCTGGTCAGCGCCCACTTCTTCTACTACGCCGGCTGGGCCGACAAGCTCGGGTACGCCGGCTACGGGCCCGATCCCCAGCCGCTGGGTGTGGCCGGCCAGATCATCCCGTGGAACTTCCCGCTGCTGATGGCCGCGTGGAAGCTCGCCCCGGCGCTCGCCACCGGCAACACCGTGGTGCTCAAGCCGGCCGAGACCACCCCGCTGACTGCCCTGCACCTGGCCGAGATCATCCAGCAGGCCGACCTGCCGCCCGGTGTCGTCAACATCATCACCGGGGCAGGTGAGACCGGTCAGGCGCTGGTCGACGCCGACGTGGACAAGGTGGCGTTCACCGGATCCACCGCCGTGGGCAAGGCCATCCAGCGCTCGGTGGCGGGGACGGCCAAGTCGTTGACCCTCGAGCTCGGCGGCAAGGCCGCCAACATCGTCTTCGACGACGCGCCGCTGGACCAGGCGATCGAGGGGATCGTCAACGGCATCTTCTTCAACCAGGGCCACGTCTGCTGCGCAGGCAGTCGGCTGCTCGTCCAGGAGTCCATCGCCGAACCGCTGATGGAACGGCTTCGGACCCGCCTGTCCACGCTCCGCCTCGGCGATCCGATGGACAAGAACACCGACATCGGCGCGATCAACTCCGCCGAGCAGCTCGAGCGCATCACCGCGCTGGCCTCGGCAGGGGAGGAGGAGGGTGCCACCCGGTGGTCGCCCGCCTGCGACCTGCCCGACCGTGGCTACTGGTTCCCACCGACGATCTTCTCCGACGCCAGCCAGTCCATGCGGATTGCCCGCGAGGAGATCTTCGGGCCGGTCCTGACCACGATGACCTTCCGCACCCCCGACGAGGCGGTCGCCAAGGCCAACAACACCCCCTATGGCCTGTCCGCCGGGGTGTGGACCGACAAGGGCAGCCGAATCCTCTGGATGGCCCAGCAGCTCAAGGCCGGCGTCGTCTGGTCCAACACGTTCAACCGGTTCGACCCGACCAGCCCCTTCGGCGGCTACAAGGAGTCGGGCTTCGGCCGCGAGGGCGGCCGCCAGGGGCTGGCCCCCTACCTCGAGGTGACGATCTGA
- the deoC gene encoding deoxyribose-phosphate aldolase, protein MTTLLPPGLESVPEPTATDAQLRRFLHGLPGVDQVGAEARVAQLATRSIKNESKDWALDLIIRMIDLTTLEGADTPGKVTSLARKGLRPDPDDPTCPPVAAICVYPDMVADVVRITAGSAVKVAAVATAFPAGRAAMDVKLADTRQAVADGAHEIDMVIDRGAFLSGRYGKVLEEVVAVREACGSGPDRAHLKVILETGELATLDNVRRASVLAMIGGADFIKTSTGKVAPASTRPVTMVMLQSVVDFRAATGTQVGVKSAGGIRSSKDAIRYLVLVNETAGPDWLTPDWFRYGASSLLNDVLLQRRRRTSGVYEGHDYVTLD, encoded by the coding sequence ATGACGACCCTCCTCCCCCCAGGCCTGGAGAGCGTTCCCGAGCCGACTGCCACCGACGCCCAGCTGCGTCGGTTCCTCCACGGACTGCCTGGTGTCGACCAGGTCGGTGCCGAGGCCCGAGTGGCCCAGCTCGCGACGCGCTCGATCAAGAACGAGTCCAAGGACTGGGCGCTCGACCTGATCATCCGCATGATCGACCTGACCACGCTGGAGGGTGCTGACACCCCCGGCAAGGTCACCTCGCTCGCGCGCAAGGGCCTGCGTCCCGATCCGGACGACCCGACGTGCCCGCCGGTGGCCGCGATCTGTGTCTATCCCGACATGGTCGCCGACGTCGTGCGGATCACCGCCGGCAGCGCCGTCAAGGTCGCCGCGGTCGCCACCGCGTTCCCCGCCGGACGCGCCGCCATGGACGTCAAGCTGGCCGACACGCGACAGGCCGTCGCCGACGGCGCCCACGAGATCGACATGGTCATCGACCGCGGCGCGTTCCTCTCGGGCCGCTACGGCAAGGTGCTGGAGGAAGTCGTCGCGGTCCGCGAGGCCTGCGGCAGCGGCCCCGACCGGGCCCACCTCAAGGTGATCCTGGAGACCGGCGAGCTGGCCACGCTCGACAACGTCCGCCGGGCATCGGTGCTGGCCATGATCGGCGGCGCCGACTTCATCAAGACCTCCACCGGCAAGGTGGCGCCGGCCTCCACCCGCCCCGTCACCATGGTGATGCTGCAGTCGGTCGTGGACTTCCGCGCCGCCACCGGCACCCAGGTGGGCGTGAAGTCCGCCGGCGGCATCCGCTCGTCCAAGGACGCCATCCGCTACCTCGTGCTGGTCAACGAGACCGCCGGCCCGGACTGGCTGACCCCCGACTGGTTCCGCTACGGCGCCTCCAGCCTGCTCAACGACGTGCTGCTCCAGCGTCGGCGCCGGACCTCCGGTGTCTACGAGGGCCACGACTACGTCACCCTCGACTAG
- a CDS encoding DUF2332 domain-containing protein yields MTLPPSAGRPATEADRSRLVARLRNQATSAADLGSPMYATLLRGAATDVDLGGPCWRVMSGFADQPDSQALPLRFMAGVHRLVLRRHAPALAMHYPSVGGTAGLEGLWSTFLSTVANHAEELIELTGLPCQTNEVGRSAALGPGLAWLAAQHDLPLHHREIGTSAGLNLRWDAFRYGTTDGTSTWGPADSPVDLVGHWVDPPTDLPTTVEVASREGCDPNLLDPASQDDRETLTAAVWADMPARHGRLKGALALAEAIPATTTRAGAGEWLADVLPDRPDGLTVVSHSVVWRYVPTDEQDAVIRLLDDVGGSATASSPLVWLRLEPRPPAMVYDGTPYPLLATTWPGGETVELGVAQAHGQDLRWSPRPFVPDS; encoded by the coding sequence ATGACGCTCCCACCGTCGGCCGGTCGGCCGGCCACCGAAGCAGACCGCAGTCGCCTGGTCGCTCGCCTGCGCAACCAGGCGACGTCCGCGGCCGACCTGGGTTCGCCCATGTACGCCACGTTGCTGCGGGGTGCCGCCACCGACGTCGACCTCGGCGGTCCCTGCTGGCGGGTGATGTCGGGTTTCGCCGACCAGCCCGACAGCCAGGCGCTCCCGTTGCGGTTCATGGCCGGCGTCCACCGGTTGGTCCTCCGGCGGCATGCACCCGCGCTGGCCATGCACTATCCCTCGGTGGGCGGCACGGCAGGGCTGGAGGGGTTGTGGTCCACGTTCCTGTCCACGGTGGCCAACCATGCCGAGGAGCTGATCGAGCTGACCGGCCTTCCCTGCCAGACCAACGAGGTCGGACGTTCTGCGGCCCTCGGCCCGGGACTGGCCTGGCTGGCCGCGCAGCACGACCTGCCGCTGCACCACCGGGAGATCGGCACGTCGGCCGGCCTCAACCTGCGATGGGACGCGTTCCGGTACGGCACCACGGACGGGACGAGCACCTGGGGGCCGGCGGACTCACCGGTGGACCTGGTGGGCCACTGGGTCGATCCGCCGACCGACCTGCCGACGACGGTCGAGGTGGCCAGCCGGGAGGGCTGTGATCCGAACCTGCTCGACCCCGCCTCACAGGACGACCGGGAGACCCTGACCGCCGCCGTGTGGGCCGACATGCCGGCGCGGCACGGACGGCTCAAGGGCGCGCTGGCGCTGGCCGAGGCCATCCCGGCGACCACGACACGTGCTGGGGCGGGGGAGTGGCTGGCCGACGTGCTGCCGGACCGGCCGGATGGGCTGACCGTCGTCTCGCACTCGGTGGTGTGGCGCTACGTCCCGACCGACGAGCAGGACGCCGTGATCCGGCTGCTGGACGACGTCGGCGGATCGGCCACGGCCTCGAGTCCGCTGGTGTGGTTGCGGCTGGAACCACGTCCACCGGCGATGGTCTACGACGGCACCCCCTACCCGCTGCTCGCGACGACCTGGCCGGGCGGGGAGACCGTGGAGCTCGGGGTCGCGCAGGCGCACGGCCAGGACCTCCGCTGGAGCCCCCGTCCGTTCGTTCCCGACAGCTAG
- a CDS encoding fused MFS/spermidine synthase: MPSLLAGALVFFTSAAVLVLEILAGRLLAPYVGVTLETFTGIIGVVLAGIAFGTWYGGRLADRVDPRTTLAPMLIIGGAFGVASLPLVRVFGNAGLGSGPVAIVLLATVGFFLPSAILSAVSPTVVKLQLSSLEETGTVVGWLSALGTIGGLFGTFVTGFLLVATAPTPPIIYGVGGALILSGLLLWPYLHKESNNPAMIAAVVVLALGSGALGQLIGSPCQLESAYFCASVSVDPERPTGRLLVLDQLRHSYVDLQDPTHLEFTYAQAMSHVLETFRPPGEPLDVLHIGGGGFSLPQYLEVTRPGTFSRVLELDDAMVTLAEDELGLELGEDLQAVTGDARINLQAESDDTYDLVIGDAFGGQAVPWHLTTVELLEDVQRVLRADGVYAINLIDYGNLGFARSEAATLQAVFDHVAIIAPPERIARRDGGNFIMVAADVPIDVEAIAQHALDTADDDVVITGAEVDDFVGDGMVLTDEFAPVDQLMTPLT, encoded by the coding sequence ATGCCTTCACTGCTCGCAGGCGCGCTCGTCTTCTTCACCAGCGCCGCCGTCCTCGTCCTCGAAATCCTCGCCGGTCGCCTCCTGGCCCCCTATGTCGGGGTCACCCTGGAGACGTTCACCGGGATCATCGGTGTCGTCCTCGCGGGGATCGCCTTCGGCACCTGGTACGGCGGGCGGCTGGCCGACCGGGTCGACCCGCGGACCACGCTGGCCCCGATGTTGATCATCGGTGGCGCGTTCGGCGTCGCGTCCCTCCCCCTGGTCCGGGTCTTCGGCAACGCTGGCCTGGGGTCGGGTCCGGTCGCGATCGTCCTGCTGGCCACTGTCGGGTTCTTCCTGCCTTCCGCGATCCTCTCCGCGGTCTCCCCGACCGTGGTCAAGCTGCAGCTGAGCAGCCTGGAGGAGACCGGGACGGTCGTGGGATGGCTGTCGGCGCTGGGCACGATCGGCGGGCTGTTCGGCACGTTCGTCACCGGTTTCCTGCTGGTGGCGACCGCGCCCACCCCACCGATCATCTACGGCGTGGGTGGCGCCCTGATCCTCTCCGGGCTGCTGCTGTGGCCCTACCTGCACAAGGAGAGCAACAACCCGGCGATGATCGCCGCGGTGGTGGTCCTGGCGCTGGGCTCCGGCGCGCTGGGCCAGCTGATCGGATCCCCCTGCCAGCTGGAGAGCGCGTACTTCTGCGCGTCGGTCAGCGTCGACCCCGAGCGCCCCACGGGCCGCCTGCTGGTCCTGGACCAGCTGCGCCACTCCTACGTCGACCTGCAGGACCCGACCCACCTGGAGTTCACCTACGCCCAGGCGATGTCGCACGTCCTGGAGACCTTCCGGCCGCCCGGTGAACCGCTGGACGTGCTGCACATCGGCGGCGGTGGCTTCTCGCTGCCCCAGTACCTCGAGGTCACCCGCCCCGGGACCTTCTCGCGCGTCCTGGAGCTGGACGACGCGATGGTCACCCTGGCGGAGGACGAGCTCGGTCTGGAGCTCGGCGAGGACCTGCAGGCGGTCACCGGTGACGCCCGCATCAACCTGCAGGCCGAGTCCGACGACACCTACGACCTGGTCATCGGCGACGCCTTCGGCGGGCAGGCGGTGCCGTGGCACCTGACCACCGTGGAGCTGCTGGAGGACGTGCAGCGGGTGCTGCGGGCCGACGGCGTCTACGCCATCAACCTGATCGACTACGGCAACCTGGGCTTCGCGCGGTCCGAGGCGGCGACACTGCAGGCCGTCTTCGACCACGTCGCGATCATCGCCCCGCCCGAGCGGATCGCCAGGCGCGACGGCGGCAACTTCATCATGGTGGCCGCCGACGTGCCGATCGACGTCGAGGCCATCGCCCAGCATGCGCTGGACACCGCGGACGACGACGTCGTCATCACCGGTGCGGAGGTGGACGACTTCGTCGGCGACGGCATGGTGCTGACCGACGAGTTCGCGCCGGTCGACCAGCTGATGACGCCGCTGACCTGA
- a CDS encoding cell wall-binding repeat-containing protein yields MRESVTTVSIIGLVLVSLLLSLLLVALAAPPVRAQPDGTCASTSVADEAEGGELDIVAYGAAHLCSSDAFAFTFVTRDEWADSRFSELYVRIDTDGNTANGCSEGDYLLYGVNRADDGTDDVLAGVFVSPSCEQGDLEAVGLATVSRSGPRRITVTIDADVIGTPAVIGHYGSLSNPGEDNATADYAPERGQVVLDTSALPDADSVPVCVPDPTGDVVARAGNGQETPIDRPAADLTEACMEYGDGLAMAVRLPAMDFEALGPGAGPAALLDLDGDASADRILRAIWDGVGFAVQITDPDGTVVCTGRAMLVGQVLHAGDLDASCVEEVDSLAFGIGMGAVGDASTAVVDRAGDAAFVSMNRAAAVDPAAVGTEPAEIAVADPAAGPQDAGLVRLAGPARIETSVAVGQQAWPDGAAAAVLARQDVEADALAGAALAAAVDGPLLLTPRDGLTGPVATELRRLLPDGARVYVLGGVAALSDDVVVDVQQLGFGTVRLSGDSRIETSLAIAREAATQIGEVDHVLVADAFDFPWALMAGAAAGANDGVVITTNASALTDAARVFISEHPGATVTAVGPAASTAIPEARSIDGTDAYDTSVLLAREFFPDATRVGVASGERFPDGLGGGAFSASLGMPLLLTPGDTLATAVSSHLDTGSWNEIWMMGGEAALGGDVEDSLATFVD; encoded by the coding sequence GTGCGCGAATCGGTCACGACCGTGTCCATCATCGGCCTCGTGCTGGTGTCGTTGCTGCTGTCGTTGCTGCTGGTGGCCCTCGCGGCCCCGCCGGTCCGAGCACAACCCGACGGCACCTGTGCCTCCACCTCGGTGGCCGACGAGGCCGAGGGCGGTGAGCTGGACATCGTCGCCTACGGTGCGGCCCACCTGTGCAGCAGCGATGCCTTCGCCTTCACCTTCGTCACCCGCGACGAGTGGGCCGACAGCCGGTTCTCCGAGCTGTACGTGCGGATCGACACCGACGGCAACACCGCCAACGGCTGCAGCGAGGGCGACTACCTGCTGTACGGCGTCAACCGTGCCGACGACGGCACCGATGACGTGCTGGCGGGGGTGTTCGTGTCACCGAGCTGCGAGCAGGGTGACCTCGAGGCGGTCGGCCTGGCCACCGTCAGCCGGTCGGGGCCCCGCCGCATCACCGTCACCATCGACGCCGACGTGATCGGGACGCCCGCGGTCATCGGCCACTACGGCTCGCTGTCCAACCCGGGGGAGGACAACGCCACCGCCGACTACGCCCCTGAGCGCGGCCAGGTCGTGCTGGACACCTCCGCCCTCCCCGACGCCGACAGCGTGCCCGTGTGCGTGCCCGACCCGACCGGTGACGTGGTGGCCCGTGCCGGCAACGGCCAGGAGACGCCGATCGACCGTCCGGCCGCGGACCTCACCGAGGCCTGCATGGAGTACGGCGACGGCCTGGCGATGGCCGTCCGCCTCCCCGCCATGGACTTCGAGGCGCTCGGTCCGGGTGCCGGGCCCGCGGCGCTGCTGGACCTCGACGGCGACGCGTCGGCCGATCGGATCCTGCGGGCCATCTGGGACGGCGTCGGCTTCGCGGTGCAGATCACCGACCCCGACGGCACGGTCGTCTGCACCGGCCGGGCCATGCTCGTCGGGCAGGTGCTGCATGCCGGCGACCTCGACGCCAGCTGCGTCGAGGAGGTGGACAGCCTGGCGTTCGGCATCGGTATGGGTGCCGTCGGTGACGCCTCGACCGCGGTTGTCGATCGTGCGGGTGATGCGGCGTTCGTGTCGATGAACCGGGCGGCCGCCGTCGACCCCGCTGCCGTCGGCACCGAACCGGCCGAGATCGCGGTCGCCGATCCGGCCGCCGGGCCCCAGGATGCAGGGCTCGTGCGGCTTGCCGGCCCCGCGCGCATCGAGACGAGCGTCGCCGTTGGCCAGCAGGCCTGGCCCGACGGGGCCGCGGCTGCGGTGCTGGCCCGGCAGGACGTCGAAGCCGACGCGCTGGCGGGCGCGGCGCTGGCCGCTGCGGTCGATGGCCCCCTCCTGCTGACGCCACGCGACGGCCTGACCGGCCCCGTGGCGACCGAGCTGCGCCGGCTGCTGCCCGACGGTGCCCGGGTCTACGTGCTGGGTGGTGTCGCCGCCCTGTCCGACGACGTGGTGGTCGACGTGCAGCAGCTGGGCTTCGGCACCGTGCGCCTGTCGGGCGACTCGCGGATCGAGACCTCCCTGGCCATCGCACGGGAGGCCGCGACGCAGATCGGTGAGGTCGACCACGTGCTGGTGGCCGACGCGTTCGACTTCCCCTGGGCGCTGATGGCCGGCGCGGCGGCGGGAGCCAACGACGGCGTGGTCATCACCACCAACGCCTCCGCGCTGACCGACGCGGCACGGGTGTTCATCAGCGAACATCCCGGGGCCACCGTCACCGCCGTCGGACCGGCCGCCTCGACAGCCATTCCCGAGGCCCGGTCCATCGACGGGACCGATGCCTACGACACCTCCGTGCTGCTGGCCCGTGAGTTCTTCCCCGACGCCACCCGGGTCGGTGTGGCGAGCGGCGAACGCTTCCCCGACGGGCTGGGCGGCGGGGCGTTCAGCGCCTCGCTCGGGATGCCGCTGCTGCTGACCCCGGGCGACACGCTGGCCACCGCGGTGTCCAGCCACCTGGACACCGGCAGCTGGAACGAGATCTGGATGATGGGCGGCGAGGCCGCGCTCGGTGGCGACGTGGAGGACTCCCTCGCCACCTTCGTCGACTGA